Below is a window of Mycolicibacterium chitae DNA.
GCGCTGCCGGTCCAGACCCTGCAGGTCGAGGACATCGCCAACGCCGCGTACTACCTGGCCTCCGACGCCGGCCGCTACGTCACCGGCGTAGCCCTGCCCGTCGACGCCGGGTACGTGAACAAGCGCTGAGAGTCCCACCGGTGCCCGCCCACGCTGCGCAGACGGCCTTCGGTCCGATGACCCTCGCCGCGATCGAACACCACGAGCCGCCCGGGCGCCGACTGGTCGACGACGACCTGGCCGCCGCGTTCCTGCCCGCCTCCCTGCGCGCCCTGGTGCGGGCCGGCCGCCTGGCCCCGCTGCGCCGCGCGATGATCCGCAGTTCGGACCGGCGGGCGCCGGGACTGTGGGCCAGCATCGTGTGCCGCAAACGGTTCATCGACGAGCGGTTCTCCGACCCGCTCAACGAGTTCGACGCCGCGGTGATCCTCGGCGCCGGCCTGGACACGCGCGCCTATCGGGTCGCCCGGCACAGCGATCTGCCGGTCTTCGAGGTCGATCAGCCGGTCAACATCGAACGCAAGGCCGCCACGGTCCGACGCGCCCTCGGCGAGGTACCGCCGTCGGTGCGCCTGGTGGCGGCCGACCTGGAACGCGATGACCTCCTGGCCGCACTGCGCGACCAGGGGTACGACCCGCACCGGCGGACCTTCTTCATCTGCGAGGGCGTGACGCAGTATCTACGGCCGGAAGCGGTGGCGGCGCTGTTCGAGCAGTTGCGCGGCGCCGCCGCGGGCAGTCGGCTGCTGTTCAGCTATGTCCGCCAGGACTTCATCGACGGCACCAATCTCTACGGGGCGCAGTCGCTGCACAAGAAGTTCCTGGGTGCCCGGCCGCTGTGGCACTGCGGGCTCGAGCCCGAGCGGCTGCACGAATATCTCGGCGAGCGCGGTTGGCGGCTGATCGAGCAGGCCGGGCCCAGCTATTACCGCGACACCTACATCCGGCCCGCCGGCCGCGAGCAGAGCGCGTCGTCCATCGAGTGGATGGCCCACGCCGACCTGCCGTGATCGGTAGATGAGAACCCTCTCATCTGGGTTTCACCTTGGGTCCACCCCGCCGCAGCACAGTGGTGAGCATGCGGAAGATCCTCGGAACTGTGGTGGCGGCGGCCGCCGTGGCCGGCGTCGGGTTCGCGGTGGTCTCGCTGCAGCCCACGGCCGCCGAAGAGCCGCTGCGGCCCATCCACGTACAGACCCCGCAGCGTCCCGGTCCGGACGTCCCCGGCGCACCCCCGGCCGCGCCTACCGCGCCGCCGGCCCAACAACGCGTCTCACCGCCGGCCCCGGTGGGTCCCCCGGACGTGCCGCAGCCGCCCCCGGCCATTCAGACCATCAACCCGCCCGCTCCCCCGCCGGTCACCGGCGGCGCACCGCGCTACCAGGGCGGTGACGACTGGGATGACGACTGGGACGATGACGACGACTGGGACGACGACGATTGGGATGATGACGACTGGGACGACTGAGCAACGTCAGTTCCCGGTTCCGGGCAGGATGGCGGGCATGACCGAGCGCACCCGCACCACGAGGTGGCGCCGGATGCTCCCCACCACCGCCCGCACGCGGATCATCGGCTGGGTGCTGCTGCTGGTGATGGCGGCCCTGGGCATCGTCACGCTGGCGACCTGGCTGCTGCTGAAGTCGAGCATCAACGCCCGGATGGACGAGGCGCTGCGCGTCGAGGTCGAGGAGTTCGGCGAACTGAGCGCCCCCGGGGTCAACCCGCGCACCGGGGCCCCGTTCGCCGGCATCGACGAGGTCATCCACGAGGCGATCGCCTACAACATCGCCCGCCCCAACGAGAAGTTCCTCGGCTACGTCGACGGGGTCTATCGCACCCAGAGCCGTCAGGAACCCGGCGCCACCGAGGTGCTGGCCAAGGATCAGGCCTTCCGGCAGCGCGTCGCCTCGGTCACCGAGCCCACCGAGGGCCGCTACGAGCACCCCGAGGCCGGCGAGGTCCGCTACCTGGCGATCCCGGTCTCCCTCGACGGCGACGACTCGCGCGGCGTGATCGTCGCCGCCTACCTCGGTGACGCCGAACGCGAGGCGGCCGACAACGCCGCCCGGATGATGCTGCTGGTCGGATCGGTGACGGTGGTCTTGGCCGCCGGCGCGGCGTGGCTGCTGGCCGGACGCATCCTGCATCCGCTGAACGACGTGGTCGACACCGCGCGCACCATCACCGACACCGATATGTCGCAACGCATTCCGATGCGCCGCGGCGGCGAGCGCGACGAGATCAACGAACTCGTGGCCACCCTCAACGGCATGCTGGACCGGATCGAGGCCGGGGTCGCCGCCCAGCGCCGGTTCATCGACGATGCCGGGCACGAACTTCGCACCCCGATCACCATCGTCCGCGGCCACCTGGAGGTCCTCGACCCGGCCGACCCGGAGGACATCACCGCGACCGTCGCGCTCGTCGACGACGAGTTGACCCGGATGAACCGCATGGTGACCGACCTGCTGGTGCTCGCGCACTCCGAGCAGCCGACCTTCCTGCAACCGGAGTACACCGACGTCGCGGTGCTCACCGAGGATGCGTTCGTCAAGCTCTCCCGGCTGGCCGAGCGCAACTTCGTGCTGGAGACCACCGCCAACGTCACCGCGGTGCTGGACCCGCAGCGCATCACCCAGGCCCTGGTCGCGTTGGCCGACAACGCAAGCCGGTTCACCGAACCCGGCGGGCGCATCGGCATTGGTTCGCAACTCTCCGGCGGCTGGCTGCGGTTCTGGGTGTCGGACTCCGGGCCCGGCGTCAGCCCGGAGGATCAGGCCCGCATCTTCGACCGGTTCGCGCGCGGCAGCGGCGGCCGGCAGGTCGGCGAGGGCGCCGGCCTGGGTCTGTCGATCGTGCGGGCCATCGCCGTCGCGCACGGCGGCGACGTGCTGCTCGACAGCGTCCAGGGTCGGGGCGCGACGTTCACCATCACCATTCCCGCCGTCCTGGAGGACCGATGGCCCGCATCCTGATCGCCGAAGACGAACCCCGCATCTCGTCGTTCATCCGGAAGGGGCTGACCGCCAACGGTTTCACCGTCACCGAGGTCACCGACGGGGTGTCGGCCTACGACTACGCGCGCACCGGCGACTTCGATCTGATGGTGCTCGACATCGGCCTGCCGCGGATGGACGGATTCGAGGTGCTGCGCAGGCTGCGCGCGGAGAACAACCAGCTGCCGGTGGTAATGCTCACCGCGCGCACCAGCGTCGCCGATACCGTGGCAGGCCTCGAGGGCGGCGCCGACGACTACATGCCCAAGCCGTTCCGGTTCGAGGAATTGTTGGCCCGGATCCGGCTGCGGCTGACCACCGAACGGGGCGGCGAACTCACAGTGCTGTCCTACGGCGGGCTGAGCCTGGACCTGCGGACCCGCCGCGCCGAGGTCGACGGCCGCACGGTCGACCTGTCGGCGCGCGAATTCGCCCTTGCCGAGACCTTTTTGCGTCATCCGGGCCAGGTGCTTTCCCGCGAACAGCTGCTCAGCCAGGTGTGGGGTTATGACTACGACCCGGGTTCCAACGTCGTCGACGTCTACGTCCGGTATCTGCGCCGCAAGCTGGGCGCCGAGCGGTTCGTGACGCTGCGCGGGATGGGCTATCGGCTCGAGGCGCTGCCCTGAGACCGCCGGCTCAGATCTCCAGCACGGTCGGCACGATCATGGGCTGGCGCCGGTAGGTCTCGCCCACCCACTTGCCGACCGCGCGCCGCACCGCCTGGGCTATCCGCACCGGGTCGGTGACGCTGTCGGCCACCAGGTTCTCCAACTCGGCGGCCACCTTCAACGCGGCGGGCTCCAAGGCCTTGGGATCCTCGGAGAAACCGCGGGCGTGCAGATGCGGTGGGGCCGCGGGCTTTCCGGTCCCGCGGTGGACCACCACCGTGACCGCCACGAAGCCCGACGACAGGATCAGCCGCTCCCCCAGCGTTGCGTCGCCGACATCGCCGGTGATGAGCCCGTCGACGAACATCTTGCCCACCGGTACCGCCCCGGCGATGGACGCGACGCCGTGGACCAGGTCGACGCTGACGCCGTTCTCGGCCACCACGATGTTCTCTTCGGGCACCCCGGTGCTGGCGGCCAGCTTGGCGTTGGCCCGCAGGTGCCGCCAGGTGCCGTGCACCGGCATGACGTTGCGGGGCCGCACGCCGTTGTACAGGAACAACAGCTCGCCGGCGTAGGCGTGTCCGGAAACGTGCACGCGCACTTGACTGTTGGTGACGACGCGGGCACCGATCTTGGCCAGCGCGTCGATCACCCCGTAGACGGCTTCCTCGTTGCCGGGGATCAGCGAGCTGGACAGCACGATCAGATCGCCGTCGGTGAGCGTGATGCTGCGGTGCTCGCCGCGCGACATCCGGGACAGCGCCGCCATCGGCTCACCCTGGGTGCCGGTGGTCACCAGCACCACCCGCTGCGGCGGCATCATCTCGGCGGCGCCGATGTCGATGATGTCGTCGTCGGCGACGGTCAGGAAGCCGAGTTCGCGGGCGATGCCCATGTTGCGGACCATCGAGCGCCCGACGAAGGAGACCTTGCGCCCCAATGCCACTGCCGCGTCGACGATCTGCTGCACCCGGTCGACGTTGGAGGCGAAGCAGGCGACGATCACCCGGCCCTCGGCGCCGCGGATCAGCCGGTGCAGGTTGGGCCCGATCTCGCTCTCGGACGGGCCGACGCCGGGGTGCTCGGCGTTGGTGGAGTCACACAGGAACAGGTCGACGCCGGCGTCGCCGAGCCGCGACATGCCGGGCAGGTCGGTGGGTCGGCCGTCGAGTGGCAACTGATCGAGTTTGACGTCGCCGGTGTGCAGCACGGTGCCGGCCCCGGTGTGCACGGCGATCGCCAGCGCGTCCGGGATCGAGTGGTTGACCGCGAAGTACTGGCATTCGAACACGCCGTGCGTGCTGCGCTGCCCCTCGGCGACCTCCACGAAGTTCGGCTTGATGCGGTGCTCGCGGCACTTGGCGGCCACCAGCGCCAGGGTGAACTTCGACCCCACGACCGGAATGTCGGAGCGCAGCTTGAGCAGGAACGGGATGGCCCCGATGTGGTCCTCGTGCGCGTGGGTCAGGACCAGCGCCTCGATGTCGTCGAGGCGGTCCTCGATGTGTCGCAGGTCGGGCAGGATCAGGTCGACGCCCGGCTCGTCGTGGCCCGGGAACAGCACGCCGCAGTCGATGATCAACAACCGGCCCAGGTGTTCGAACACGGTCATGTTGCGGCCGATTTCGCCGATGCCGCCGAGCGCCGTCACCCGCAGCCCGCCGGGCGCCAACGGCGACGGCGGTGCCAGATCGGTATTCATGGGAGTCCTATCGAAGCAGCGCCGCCGCACGCATTTCAGCGGCCAGCGCTTGGATCTGCTCGTCGGTGGCCGGGACTTGCGGCAGCCGCGGGTCGCCGGCGTCGAAGCCCAGCAACCGCAGCCCGGCCTTGGAAAGGGTCACACCGCCGAGGCGGTATTGCGCGGCGTTCAGCGGCCCGAGCGCCACACTGATCTTGCGCGCGGTGCCGATGTCACCGGAGTTGAACGCCGACAACATCTCTCGAAGCTGGGCGGCGGCCAGGTGTCCCCACACGCTGATGAAGCCGACGGCGCCGACCGCCAGCCACGGAAGGTTCAGGGCGTCGTCGCCGGAGTAGTAGGCCAGTCCGGTCTCCGCCATGATCTGGGCGCTGCCGTGCAGGTCGCCCTTGGCGTCCTTGACCCCGACGATGTTCGGGTGCTCGGCCAACTGCCGCAGCGTGTCCCACTCGATGGGCACCACCGAGCGCGGCGGAATGTCGTACAGCACGTTCGGCAGATCCGTGGCGTCGGCCACGGTGCGGAAGTGCGCCAGCAAACCCGACTGCGGGGGCCGCGAGTAGTAGGGCGTGACCACCAGGAGCCCGTGGGCACCGGCCTCGGCGCTGCGCCGGGCCAAGTTCACACTGTGGGCTGTGTCATAGCTGCCGGCCCCGGCGATGATCCGGGCCCGGTCGCCGACCTCGTCCAGCACCGCCGAGAGCAGCTCGATCTTCTCATCGTCGCTGGTGGTGGGCGATTCCCCGGTGGTGCCGGAGATGACCAGACCATCGCAACCGGCGTCCACCAAGTGGGTGGCGAGCTTCTTCGCGGTGGCCGTGTCCAGCGAGCCGTCCGGGCCGAACGGCGTCACCATGGCAGTCAGCACGGTGCCCAAACGTGCGCTGACGTCGAATCCGCTGGTGCTCACCGCGTAAGGGTACCGCGCGTAATCAACTCGGTTTCACGCCTCGGTCGCCAACGGGCTCGTGGCCACCTCCGTGCCGTCGGCGAGGGTGTAGATATCGAAATCGGCGAACACCTGCGGCGCCGCAGCAACCAGTTGGCGCAGGCATTCGATGGCCAGCCGACGGATCTCGACGTCGGCCTGCTCGCTGGCCCGCACGGCGATGAAATGCCGCCAGGCCCGGTAGTTGCCGGTCACCACGATGCGGGTCTCGGTGGCGTTCGGTAGCACCGATCGCGCGGCCTGGCGGGCCTGCTTGCGGCGCACGGTGCCGGCCTCGCCGGCCAGCTTCTCGTCGAGCTTGGCCATCAGCTCGGTGTAGGCCGCGCGGCTGGCATCGGTGGCGGCCAGGAACAACCGCTCGAGTTCCGGATCGCCGTCGATGCCGGGCGGCACCACGACCTCGGCGTCGTGCTCGGGAACGTACCGCTGCGACAACTGCGAGTAGGAGAAGTGCCGATGCCGGATCAGCTCGTGGGTACAGGACCGCGAGATTCCGGTGATGTAGAAACTCACCGAGGCGTGTTCGAGCACCGAGAAGTGCCCGACGTCGATGATGTGCTTGAGGTAGGTGGCGTTGGTCGCGGTGCGCGGATTCGGCTTGTCCCAGCTCTGGTAGCAGGCCCGCCCGGCGAACTCGAGCAGCGCGGGGCCACCGTCGGCGTCGGTGCTCCACGGCACGTCCGGCGGCGCGGTGAACTCCGTCTTGGCAATCAGCTGCACGCGCAGCGGGGCAGTCTCGGCCACGCGCTGAGCCTAACGTGAGGGCCGGTCAGGTCGCGGTTGCCAACGCCGCGGCCAGATCGCCGCGCGCGCCGACAGTGACCCCGCCGAGCCCCAACCAGCCGGCCATCGTGTGCAGTTCGGCCGCCAACGCCGGCGCGACGCGGGCGCGGTCGGCGCCGTCCTCGCCGAACGCGCCGAGCACCTGCAGCGTGTCACCGGCCCGGTCGGCCTTGAGGTCTACCCGGCCCACCAGCTGCCCGTCGAGCAGGAACGGCCACACGTAGTAGCCGTAGCGCCGCTTGGCCGCGGGTGTGTAGATCTCGATGCGGTAGTGGAAGTCGAACAGCCGCTCGACCCGCGGCCGGAAGAACACCAGCGGATCGAACGGGCACAGCAGCGCCGTGCCGCGATCGACGCGGGGAATCTTCTGTCCCGCACGCAGATACGCCGGTGTGCCGTCGATCTGCACGGCCTCGAGCTGGCCGCCGGCCACCAGATCGGCCAGCGCGGGCTTGACCTGCGCGGCGCCCAGCCGGAAGTAGTCGCGGATGTC
It encodes the following:
- a CDS encoding sensor histidine kinase — protein: MTERTRTTRWRRMLPTTARTRIIGWVLLLVMAALGIVTLATWLLLKSSINARMDEALRVEVEEFGELSAPGVNPRTGAPFAGIDEVIHEAIAYNIARPNEKFLGYVDGVYRTQSRQEPGATEVLAKDQAFRQRVASVTEPTEGRYEHPEAGEVRYLAIPVSLDGDDSRGVIVAAYLGDAEREAADNAARMMLLVGSVTVVLAAGAAWLLAGRILHPLNDVVDTARTITDTDMSQRIPMRRGGERDEINELVATLNGMLDRIEAGVAAQRRFIDDAGHELRTPITIVRGHLEVLDPADPEDITATVALVDDELTRMNRMVTDLLVLAHSEQPTFLQPEYTDVAVLTEDAFVKLSRLAERNFVLETTANVTAVLDPQRITQALVALADNASRFTEPGGRIGIGSQLSGGWLRFWVSDSGPGVSPEDQARIFDRFARGSGGRQVGEGAGLGLSIVRAIAVAHGGDVLLDSVQGRGATFTITIPAVLEDRWPAS
- a CDS encoding response regulator transcription factor, which codes for MARILIAEDEPRISSFIRKGLTANGFTVTEVTDGVSAYDYARTGDFDLMVLDIGLPRMDGFEVLRRLRAENNQLPVVMLTARTSVADTVAGLEGGADDYMPKPFRFEELLARIRLRLTTERGGELTVLSYGGLSLDLRTRRAEVDGRTVDLSAREFALAETFLRHPGQVLSREQLLSQVWGYDYDPGSNVVDVYVRYLRRKLGAERFVTLRGMGYRLEALP
- the dapA gene encoding 4-hydroxy-tetrahydrodipicolinate synthase; the encoded protein is MVTPFGPDGSLDTATAKKLATHLVDAGCDGLVISGTTGESPTTSDDEKIELLSAVLDEVGDRARIIAGAGSYDTAHSVNLARRSAEAGAHGLLVVTPYYSRPPQSGLLAHFRTVADATDLPNVLYDIPPRSVVPIEWDTLRQLAEHPNIVGVKDAKGDLHGSAQIMAETGLAYYSGDDALNLPWLAVGAVGFISVWGHLAAAQLREMLSAFNSGDIGTARKISVALGPLNAAQYRLGGVTLSKAGLRLLGFDAGDPRLPQVPATDEQIQALAAEMRAAALLR
- the thyX gene encoding FAD-dependent thymidylate synthase; amino-acid sequence: MAETAPLRVQLIAKTEFTAPPDVPWSTDADGGPALLEFAGRACYQSWDKPNPRTATNATYLKHIIDVGHFSVLEHASVSFYITGISRSCTHELIRHRHFSYSQLSQRYVPEHDAEVVVPPGIDGDPELERLFLAATDASRAAYTELMAKLDEKLAGEAGTVRRKQARQAARSVLPNATETRIVVTGNYRAWRHFIAVRASEQADVEIRRLAIECLRQLVAAAPQVFADFDIYTLADGTEVATSPLATEA
- a CDS encoding ribonuclease J is translated as MNTDLAPPSPLAPGGLRVTALGGIGEIGRNMTVFEHLGRLLIIDCGVLFPGHDEPGVDLILPDLRHIEDRLDDIEALVLTHAHEDHIGAIPFLLKLRSDIPVVGSKFTLALVAAKCREHRIKPNFVEVAEGQRSTHGVFECQYFAVNHSIPDALAIAVHTGAGTVLHTGDVKLDQLPLDGRPTDLPGMSRLGDAGVDLFLCDSTNAEHPGVGPSESEIGPNLHRLIRGAEGRVIVACFASNVDRVQQIVDAAVALGRKVSFVGRSMVRNMGIARELGFLTVADDDIIDIGAAEMMPPQRVVLVTTGTQGEPMAALSRMSRGEHRSITLTDGDLIVLSSSLIPGNEEAVYGVIDALAKIGARVVTNSQVRVHVSGHAYAGELLFLYNGVRPRNVMPVHGTWRHLRANAKLAASTGVPEENIVVAENGVSVDLVHGVASIAGAVPVGKMFVDGLITGDVGDATLGERLILSSGFVAVTVVVHRGTGKPAAPPHLHARGFSEDPKALEPAALKVAAELENLVADSVTDPVRIAQAVRRAVGKWVGETYRRQPMIVPTVLEI
- a CDS encoding SAM-dependent methyltransferase, translated to MTLAAIEHHEPPGRRLVDDDLAAAFLPASLRALVRAGRLAPLRRAMIRSSDRRAPGLWASIVCRKRFIDERFSDPLNEFDAAVILGAGLDTRAYRVARHSDLPVFEVDQPVNIERKAATVRRALGEVPPSVRLVAADLERDDLLAALRDQGYDPHRRTFFICEGVTQYLRPEAVAALFEQLRGAAAGSRLLFSYVRQDFIDGTNLYGAQSLHKKFLGARPLWHCGLEPERLHEYLGERGWRLIEQAGPSYYRDTYIRPAGREQSASSIEWMAHADLP